In Delphinus delphis chromosome 11, mDelDel1.2, whole genome shotgun sequence, one genomic interval encodes:
- the P3H3 gene encoding prolyl 3-hydroxylase 3 isoform X1 gives MFRLLQWLPLLLLLPPPGSPEPPGLAPLSAGAPPQAPDLLYADGLRAYAAGAWAPAVALLREALRSRAALGRARLDCGARCAAEPGAALPASPGPDSGPGAARGAWEPLLLRAALRRAECLTQCGARRLGPGGAARLRVGSALQDAFRRREPYNYLQRAYYQLKKLDLAAAAAHTFFVANPTHLQMREDMAKYRRMSGVRPQSFRDLETPPYWAAYDTGLELLGHQEAALALPWLEEALQESLAQVESCRAGCEGPEEQQKAEEEAEGTGSSGGLYEAIAGHWIGVLRCRQRCVGDTATRPGRSFPVPDFLPSQLRRLHEAHAQVGNLSQAVENVLSVLLFYPEDEAARKALDQYQAQLGEPRPGLGPREDIQRFVLRSLGEKRQLYYAMEHLGASFKDPDPWTPAAFIPEALREKLREDREKTPWDREPPQPKPLTHWKDVLLLEGVTLTQDARQLNGSERAVLDGLLTPAECGVLLQLAKDAAESGARSGYQGRRSPHTPHERFEGLTVLKAAQLARAGVVGSQGAQLLLEVSERVRSLTQAYFSPDRPLHLSFTHLVCRSAIEGEQAQRMDLSHPVHADNCVLDPDTGECWREPPAYTYRDYSGLLYLNDDFQGGHLFFTEPNALTVTVNGGWGGGQGAQLWAQDSKQKVPRGKCREVAGAALALSFPGLPSASHHLCVQGLSEPLPGDLQGAPPGPPKGGRVKHRTPSPYSRYKLGARIGGRAEQCFFIVYCSALSNYFLLCSPPVTQALFGVEKCPQDPYAQNLESGAALVPSGGFTPGTKSWPRKVRALGRMEVPSPFGSNSSSLNLALGLPKWRPISHLPPDSP, from the exons ATGTTCCGGCTCCTCCAGTGGCTGCCGCTCTTGCTGCTGCTGCCTCCCCCGGGGTCCCCCGAGCCCCCCGGCCTGGCCCCGCTGTCCGCGGGGGCGCCCCCCCAGGCCCCCGACTTGCTCTACGCCGACGGGCTGCGCGCCTACGCGGCGGGGGCCTGGGCGCCGGCGGTGGCTCTGCTGCGGGAGGCGCTACGGAGCCGGGCGGCGCTGGGCCGCGCGCGGCTGGACTGCGGGGCGCGCTGCGCGGCCGAGCCAGGGGCCGCGCTCCCCGCCTCCCCGGGGCCCGACTCCGGGCCGGGAGCGGCGCGGGGTGCCTGGGAGCCGCTGCTCCTCCGCGCTGCGCTCCGGCGCGCCGAGTGCCTGACCCAGTGCGGGGCGCGGAGGCTGGGTCCGGGGGGCGCGGCGCGGCTCCGAGTGGGGAGCGCGCTCCAGGACGCCTTCCGCCGCCGGGAGCCCTACAACTACCTGCAGAGGGCCTACTACCAG CTGAAGAAGTTGGACCTGGCAGCAGCCGCAGCGCACACCTTCTTTGTGGCCAACCCGACGCACCTTCAGATGCGAGAGGACATGGCTAAGTACAGACGGATGTCCGGGGTTCGGCCCCAGAGCTTCCGGGACCTGGAGACGCCCCCATACTGG GCAGCCTATGACACCGGCCTGGAGCTGCTGGGGCACCAGGAAGCAGCATTGGCACTGCCCTGGCTGGAGGAGGCCCTGCAGGAGAGCCTGGCCCAGGTGGAGAGCTGCCGGGCCGGCTGCGAGGGGCCTGAGGAGCAGCAGAAGGCGGAAGAGGAGGCGGAGGGGACCGGGAGCTCAGGAGGCCTGTACGAGGCCATCGCAG GGCACTGGATAGGGGTCCTGCGGTGCCGGCAGCGCTGTGTGGGGGACACGGCCACACGTCCTGGTCGCAGCTTCCCTGTCCCAGACTTCCTTCCCAGCCAGCTGAGGCGGCTGCACGAGGCCCATGCTCAGG TAGGGAATCTGTCCCAGGCTGTGGAAAATGTGCTGAGCGTTCTCCTCTTCTACCCGGAGGATGAGGCTGCCAGGAAGGCTCTGGACCAGTACCAGGCCCAGCTAGGAGAGCCGAGACCTGGCCTCGGGCCAAGAGAG GACATACAGCGCTTTGTCCTTCGATCCCTGGGGGAGAAGAGACAGCTCTACTATGCCATGGAGCACCTGGGGGCCAGCTTCAAGGATCCT GATCCCTGGACCCCAGCAGCTTTCATCCCTGAGGCCCTTAGAGAAAAACTCAG AGAGGATCGGGAGAAGACGCCGTGGGACCGTGAGCCTCCACAGCCGAAGCCCTTGACTCACTGGAAGG ATGTCCTCCTCCTGGAGGGCGTAACCCTGACCCAGGACGCGAGGCAGCTGAATGGGTCGGAGCGAGCGGTGCTAGACGGGCTGCTCACCCCAGCCGAGTGCGGGGTGCTCCTGCAGCTGGCCAAG GACGCGGCTGAGTCTGGAGCCAGGTCTGGCTATCAGGGCCGCCGCTCCCCACACACTCCCCATGAACGCTTCGAGGGGCTCACGGTGCTCAAGGCCGCCCAG CTGGCCCGGGCTGGGGTTGTGGGCAGTCAGGGCGCCCAGCTGCTTCTGGAGGTGAGCGAGCGCGTGCGGAGCCTGACACAGGCCTACTTCTCCCCGGACCGGCCCCTGCACCTCTCCTTCACCCACCTGGTGTGTCGCAGTGCCATAGAAG GAGAGCAGGCACAGCGCATGGACCTGAGCCACCCGGTGCATGCAGACAACTGCGTCCTGGACCCTGACACCGGGGAGTGCTGGCGGGAGCCCCCAGCCTACACCTACCGAGACTACAG cggACTCCTCTACCTCAATGATGACTTCCAGGGTGGGCACCTGTTCTTCACAGAGCCCAACGCCCTCACCGTCACGGTAAatgggggctggggcgggggacaGGGAGcccagctgtgggctcaggactCAAAACAGAAGGTTCCCAGAGGCAAATGCAGGGAAGTGGCTGGGGCCGCCTTAGCCCTCTCCTTCCCTGGCCTCCCCAGCGCCTCCCACCACTTGTGTGTTCAGGGGCTCTCCGAGCCCCTCCCAGGAGACCTCCAAGGGGCCCCTCCAGGCCCTCCTAAAGGAGGGCGGGTGAAGCACAGGACCCCAAGCCCCTATTCCAGGTACAAGTTGGGGGCTAGGATCGGTGGAAGAGCGGAGCAGTGCTTCTTCATTGTGTATTGCTCTGCCTTGTCCAATTACTTCCTTCTCTGCTCACCACCGGTAACCCAAGCTCTCTTTGGGGTGGAAAAGTGTCCTCAAGATCCTTATGCCCAGAACCTGGAGTCTGGTGCTGCGCTCGTGCCTTCAGGTGGCTTCACACCTGGTACAAAGAGTTGGCCAAGAAAAGTGAGGGCACTGGGGCGGATGGAGGTCCCTTCTCCCTTTGGCTCCAACTCCTCTAGCCTCAATCTGGCACTTGGGCTCCCCAAGTGGAGGCCCATTTCCCACTTGCCCCCAGACAGCCCCTGA
- the P3H3 gene encoding prolyl 3-hydroxylase 3 isoform X4, translated as MFRLLQWLPLLLLLPPPGSPEPPGLAPLSAGAPPQAPDLLYADGLRAYAAGAWAPAVALLREALRSRAALGRARLDCGARCAAEPGAALPASPGPDSGPGAARGAWEPLLLRAALRRAECLTQCGARRLGPGGAARLRVGSALQDAFRRREPYNYLQRAYYQLKKLDLAAAAAHTFFVANPTHLQMREDMAKYRRMSGVRPQSFRDLETPPYWAAYDTGLELLGHQEAALALPWLEEALQESLAQVESCRAGCEGPEEQQKAEEEAEGTGSSGGLYEAIAGHWIGVLRCRQRCVGDTATRPGRSFPVPDFLPSQLRRLHEAHAQVGNLSQAVENVLSVLLFYPEDEAARKALDQYQAQLGEPRPGLGPREDIQRFVLRSLGEKRQLYYAMEHLGASFKDPDPWTPAAFIPEALREKLREDREKTPWDREPPQPKPLTHWKDVLLLEGVTLTQDARQLNGSERAVLDGLLTPAECGVLLQLAKDAAESGARSGYQGRRSPHTPHERFEGLTVLKAAQLARAGVVGSQGAQLLLEVSERVRSLTQAYFSPDRPLHLSFTHLVCRSAIEADSSTSMMTSRVGTCSSQSPTPSPSRSLWGGKVSSRSLCPEPGVWCCARAFRWLHTWYKELAKKSAGPSSLRTPRGLQLRRGESPRRVGRDARAALQPGAVAHVGP; from the exons ATGTTCCGGCTCCTCCAGTGGCTGCCGCTCTTGCTGCTGCTGCCTCCCCCGGGGTCCCCCGAGCCCCCCGGCCTGGCCCCGCTGTCCGCGGGGGCGCCCCCCCAGGCCCCCGACTTGCTCTACGCCGACGGGCTGCGCGCCTACGCGGCGGGGGCCTGGGCGCCGGCGGTGGCTCTGCTGCGGGAGGCGCTACGGAGCCGGGCGGCGCTGGGCCGCGCGCGGCTGGACTGCGGGGCGCGCTGCGCGGCCGAGCCAGGGGCCGCGCTCCCCGCCTCCCCGGGGCCCGACTCCGGGCCGGGAGCGGCGCGGGGTGCCTGGGAGCCGCTGCTCCTCCGCGCTGCGCTCCGGCGCGCCGAGTGCCTGACCCAGTGCGGGGCGCGGAGGCTGGGTCCGGGGGGCGCGGCGCGGCTCCGAGTGGGGAGCGCGCTCCAGGACGCCTTCCGCCGCCGGGAGCCCTACAACTACCTGCAGAGGGCCTACTACCAG CTGAAGAAGTTGGACCTGGCAGCAGCCGCAGCGCACACCTTCTTTGTGGCCAACCCGACGCACCTTCAGATGCGAGAGGACATGGCTAAGTACAGACGGATGTCCGGGGTTCGGCCCCAGAGCTTCCGGGACCTGGAGACGCCCCCATACTGG GCAGCCTATGACACCGGCCTGGAGCTGCTGGGGCACCAGGAAGCAGCATTGGCACTGCCCTGGCTGGAGGAGGCCCTGCAGGAGAGCCTGGCCCAGGTGGAGAGCTGCCGGGCCGGCTGCGAGGGGCCTGAGGAGCAGCAGAAGGCGGAAGAGGAGGCGGAGGGGACCGGGAGCTCAGGAGGCCTGTACGAGGCCATCGCAG GGCACTGGATAGGGGTCCTGCGGTGCCGGCAGCGCTGTGTGGGGGACACGGCCACACGTCCTGGTCGCAGCTTCCCTGTCCCAGACTTCCTTCCCAGCCAGCTGAGGCGGCTGCACGAGGCCCATGCTCAGG TAGGGAATCTGTCCCAGGCTGTGGAAAATGTGCTGAGCGTTCTCCTCTTCTACCCGGAGGATGAGGCTGCCAGGAAGGCTCTGGACCAGTACCAGGCCCAGCTAGGAGAGCCGAGACCTGGCCTCGGGCCAAGAGAG GACATACAGCGCTTTGTCCTTCGATCCCTGGGGGAGAAGAGACAGCTCTACTATGCCATGGAGCACCTGGGGGCCAGCTTCAAGGATCCT GATCCCTGGACCCCAGCAGCTTTCATCCCTGAGGCCCTTAGAGAAAAACTCAG AGAGGATCGGGAGAAGACGCCGTGGGACCGTGAGCCTCCACAGCCGAAGCCCTTGACTCACTGGAAGG ATGTCCTCCTCCTGGAGGGCGTAACCCTGACCCAGGACGCGAGGCAGCTGAATGGGTCGGAGCGAGCGGTGCTAGACGGGCTGCTCACCCCAGCCGAGTGCGGGGTGCTCCTGCAGCTGGCCAAG GACGCGGCTGAGTCTGGAGCCAGGTCTGGCTATCAGGGCCGCCGCTCCCCACACACTCCCCATGAACGCTTCGAGGGGCTCACGGTGCTCAAGGCCGCCCAG CTGGCCCGGGCTGGGGTTGTGGGCAGTCAGGGCGCCCAGCTGCTTCTGGAGGTGAGCGAGCGCGTGCGGAGCCTGACACAGGCCTACTTCTCCCCGGACCGGCCCCTGCACCTCTCCTTCACCCACCTGGTGTGTCGCAGTGCCATAGAAG cggACTCCTCTACCTCAATGATGACTTCCAGGGTGGGCACCTGTTCTTCACAGAGCCCAACGCCCTCACCGTCACG CTCTCTTTGGGGTGGAAAAGTGTCCTCAAGATCCTTATGCCCAGAACCTGGAGTCTGGTGCTGCGCTCGTGCCTTCAGGTGGCTTCACACCTGGTACAAAGAGTTGGCCAAGAAAA GCGCAGGTCCGTCCTCGCTGCGGACGCCTCGTGGCCTTCAGCTCCGGCGTGGAGAATCCCCACGGCGTGTGGGCCGTGACGCGAGGGCGGCGCTGCAGCCTGGCGCTGTGGCACACGTGGGCCCCTGA
- the P3H3 gene encoding prolyl 3-hydroxylase 3 isoform X2, producing MFRLLQWLPLLLLLPPPGSPEPPGLAPLSAGAPPQAPDLLYADGLRAYAAGAWAPAVALLREALRSRAALGRARLDCGARCAAEPGAALPASPGPDSGPGAARGAWEPLLLRAALRRAECLTQCGARRLGPGGAARLRVGSALQDAFRRREPYNYLQRAYYQLKKLDLAAAAAHTFFVANPTHLQMREDMAKYRRMSGVRPQSFRDLETPPYWAAYDTGLELLGHQEAALALPWLEEALQESLAQVESCRAGCEGPEEQQKAEEEAEGTGSSGGLYEAIAGHWIGVLRCRQRCVGDTATRPGRSFPVPDFLPSQLRRLHEAHAQVGNLSQAVENVLSVLLFYPEDEAARKALDQYQAQLGEPRPGLGPREDIQRFVLRSLGEKRQLYYAMEHLGASFKDPDPWTPAAFIPEALREKLREDREKTPWDREPPQPKPLTHWKDVLLLEGVTLTQDARQLNGSERAVLDGLLTPAECGVLLQLAKDAAESGARSGYQGRRSPHTPHERFEGLTVLKAAQLARAGVVGSQGAQLLLEVSERVRSLTQAYFSPDRPLHLSFTHLVCRSAIEGEQAQRMDLSHPVHADNCVLDPDTGECWREPPAYTYRDYSGLLYLNDDFQGGHLFFTEPNALTVTLSLGWKSVLKILMPRTWSLVLRSCLQVASHLAQVRPRCGRLVAFSSGVENPHGVWAVTRGRRCSLALWHTWAPEHGEQEWTEAKELLQEPEKEEGEGMPSRDPAPEPPSHRLQRVQDKAGKPPRVREEL from the exons ATGTTCCGGCTCCTCCAGTGGCTGCCGCTCTTGCTGCTGCTGCCTCCCCCGGGGTCCCCCGAGCCCCCCGGCCTGGCCCCGCTGTCCGCGGGGGCGCCCCCCCAGGCCCCCGACTTGCTCTACGCCGACGGGCTGCGCGCCTACGCGGCGGGGGCCTGGGCGCCGGCGGTGGCTCTGCTGCGGGAGGCGCTACGGAGCCGGGCGGCGCTGGGCCGCGCGCGGCTGGACTGCGGGGCGCGCTGCGCGGCCGAGCCAGGGGCCGCGCTCCCCGCCTCCCCGGGGCCCGACTCCGGGCCGGGAGCGGCGCGGGGTGCCTGGGAGCCGCTGCTCCTCCGCGCTGCGCTCCGGCGCGCCGAGTGCCTGACCCAGTGCGGGGCGCGGAGGCTGGGTCCGGGGGGCGCGGCGCGGCTCCGAGTGGGGAGCGCGCTCCAGGACGCCTTCCGCCGCCGGGAGCCCTACAACTACCTGCAGAGGGCCTACTACCAG CTGAAGAAGTTGGACCTGGCAGCAGCCGCAGCGCACACCTTCTTTGTGGCCAACCCGACGCACCTTCAGATGCGAGAGGACATGGCTAAGTACAGACGGATGTCCGGGGTTCGGCCCCAGAGCTTCCGGGACCTGGAGACGCCCCCATACTGG GCAGCCTATGACACCGGCCTGGAGCTGCTGGGGCACCAGGAAGCAGCATTGGCACTGCCCTGGCTGGAGGAGGCCCTGCAGGAGAGCCTGGCCCAGGTGGAGAGCTGCCGGGCCGGCTGCGAGGGGCCTGAGGAGCAGCAGAAGGCGGAAGAGGAGGCGGAGGGGACCGGGAGCTCAGGAGGCCTGTACGAGGCCATCGCAG GGCACTGGATAGGGGTCCTGCGGTGCCGGCAGCGCTGTGTGGGGGACACGGCCACACGTCCTGGTCGCAGCTTCCCTGTCCCAGACTTCCTTCCCAGCCAGCTGAGGCGGCTGCACGAGGCCCATGCTCAGG TAGGGAATCTGTCCCAGGCTGTGGAAAATGTGCTGAGCGTTCTCCTCTTCTACCCGGAGGATGAGGCTGCCAGGAAGGCTCTGGACCAGTACCAGGCCCAGCTAGGAGAGCCGAGACCTGGCCTCGGGCCAAGAGAG GACATACAGCGCTTTGTCCTTCGATCCCTGGGGGAGAAGAGACAGCTCTACTATGCCATGGAGCACCTGGGGGCCAGCTTCAAGGATCCT GATCCCTGGACCCCAGCAGCTTTCATCCCTGAGGCCCTTAGAGAAAAACTCAG AGAGGATCGGGAGAAGACGCCGTGGGACCGTGAGCCTCCACAGCCGAAGCCCTTGACTCACTGGAAGG ATGTCCTCCTCCTGGAGGGCGTAACCCTGACCCAGGACGCGAGGCAGCTGAATGGGTCGGAGCGAGCGGTGCTAGACGGGCTGCTCACCCCAGCCGAGTGCGGGGTGCTCCTGCAGCTGGCCAAG GACGCGGCTGAGTCTGGAGCCAGGTCTGGCTATCAGGGCCGCCGCTCCCCACACACTCCCCATGAACGCTTCGAGGGGCTCACGGTGCTCAAGGCCGCCCAG CTGGCCCGGGCTGGGGTTGTGGGCAGTCAGGGCGCCCAGCTGCTTCTGGAGGTGAGCGAGCGCGTGCGGAGCCTGACACAGGCCTACTTCTCCCCGGACCGGCCCCTGCACCTCTCCTTCACCCACCTGGTGTGTCGCAGTGCCATAGAAG GAGAGCAGGCACAGCGCATGGACCTGAGCCACCCGGTGCATGCAGACAACTGCGTCCTGGACCCTGACACCGGGGAGTGCTGGCGGGAGCCCCCAGCCTACACCTACCGAGACTACAG cggACTCCTCTACCTCAATGATGACTTCCAGGGTGGGCACCTGTTCTTCACAGAGCCCAACGCCCTCACCGTCACG CTCTCTTTGGGGTGGAAAAGTGTCCTCAAGATCCTTATGCCCAGAACCTGGAGTCTGGTGCTGCGCTCGTGCCTTCAGGTGGCTTCACACCTG GCGCAGGTCCGTCCTCGCTGCGGACGCCTCGTGGCCTTCAGCTCCGGCGTGGAGAATCCCCACGGCGTGTGGGCCGTGACGCGAGGGCGGCGCTGCAGCCTGGCGCTGTGGCACACGTGGGCCCCTGAGCACGGGGAGCAG GAGTGGACAGAAGCCAAAGAGCTACTGCAGGagccagagaaggaggagggagaaggaatgCCCAGCAGAGACCCCGCCCCAGAACCCCCCAGCCACAGGCTTCAGCGGGTCCAGGACAAGGCTGGGAAGCCGCCTCGGGTCCGAGAGGAGCTGTGA
- the P3H3 gene encoding prolyl 3-hydroxylase 3 isoform X5, whose product MFRLLQWLPLLLLLPPPGSPEPPGLAPLSAGAPPQAPDLLYADGLRAYAAGAWAPAVALLREALRSRAALGRARLDCGARCAAEPGAALPASPGPDSGPGAARGAWEPLLLRAALRRAECLTQCGARRLGPGGAARLRVGSALQDAFRRREPYNYLQRAYYQLKKLDLAAAAAHTFFVANPTHLQMREDMAKYRRMSGVRPQSFRDLETPPYWAAYDTGLELLGHQEAALALPWLEEALQESLAQVESCRAGCEGPEEQQKAEEEAEGTGSSGGLYEAIAGHWIGVLRCRQRCVGDTATRPGRSFPVPDFLPSQLRRLHEAHAQVGNLSQAVENVLSVLLFYPEDEAARKALDQYQAQLGEPRPGLGPREDIQRFVLRSLGEKRQLYYAMEHLGASFKDPDPWTPAAFIPEALREKLREDREKTPWDREPPQPKPLTHWKDVLLLEGVTLTQDARQLNGSERAVLDGLLTPAECGVLLQLAKDAAESGARSGYQGRRSPHTPHERFEGLTVLKAAQLARAGVVGSQGAQLLLEVSERVRSLTQAYFSPDRPLHLSFTHLVCRSAIEADSSTSMMTSRVGTCSSQSPTPSPSRDSGPGFPRAPPWSCIRHGPPGAGPSSLRTPRGLQLRRGESPRRVGRDARAALQPGAVAHVGP is encoded by the exons ATGTTCCGGCTCCTCCAGTGGCTGCCGCTCTTGCTGCTGCTGCCTCCCCCGGGGTCCCCCGAGCCCCCCGGCCTGGCCCCGCTGTCCGCGGGGGCGCCCCCCCAGGCCCCCGACTTGCTCTACGCCGACGGGCTGCGCGCCTACGCGGCGGGGGCCTGGGCGCCGGCGGTGGCTCTGCTGCGGGAGGCGCTACGGAGCCGGGCGGCGCTGGGCCGCGCGCGGCTGGACTGCGGGGCGCGCTGCGCGGCCGAGCCAGGGGCCGCGCTCCCCGCCTCCCCGGGGCCCGACTCCGGGCCGGGAGCGGCGCGGGGTGCCTGGGAGCCGCTGCTCCTCCGCGCTGCGCTCCGGCGCGCCGAGTGCCTGACCCAGTGCGGGGCGCGGAGGCTGGGTCCGGGGGGCGCGGCGCGGCTCCGAGTGGGGAGCGCGCTCCAGGACGCCTTCCGCCGCCGGGAGCCCTACAACTACCTGCAGAGGGCCTACTACCAG CTGAAGAAGTTGGACCTGGCAGCAGCCGCAGCGCACACCTTCTTTGTGGCCAACCCGACGCACCTTCAGATGCGAGAGGACATGGCTAAGTACAGACGGATGTCCGGGGTTCGGCCCCAGAGCTTCCGGGACCTGGAGACGCCCCCATACTGG GCAGCCTATGACACCGGCCTGGAGCTGCTGGGGCACCAGGAAGCAGCATTGGCACTGCCCTGGCTGGAGGAGGCCCTGCAGGAGAGCCTGGCCCAGGTGGAGAGCTGCCGGGCCGGCTGCGAGGGGCCTGAGGAGCAGCAGAAGGCGGAAGAGGAGGCGGAGGGGACCGGGAGCTCAGGAGGCCTGTACGAGGCCATCGCAG GGCACTGGATAGGGGTCCTGCGGTGCCGGCAGCGCTGTGTGGGGGACACGGCCACACGTCCTGGTCGCAGCTTCCCTGTCCCAGACTTCCTTCCCAGCCAGCTGAGGCGGCTGCACGAGGCCCATGCTCAGG TAGGGAATCTGTCCCAGGCTGTGGAAAATGTGCTGAGCGTTCTCCTCTTCTACCCGGAGGATGAGGCTGCCAGGAAGGCTCTGGACCAGTACCAGGCCCAGCTAGGAGAGCCGAGACCTGGCCTCGGGCCAAGAGAG GACATACAGCGCTTTGTCCTTCGATCCCTGGGGGAGAAGAGACAGCTCTACTATGCCATGGAGCACCTGGGGGCCAGCTTCAAGGATCCT GATCCCTGGACCCCAGCAGCTTTCATCCCTGAGGCCCTTAGAGAAAAACTCAG AGAGGATCGGGAGAAGACGCCGTGGGACCGTGAGCCTCCACAGCCGAAGCCCTTGACTCACTGGAAGG ATGTCCTCCTCCTGGAGGGCGTAACCCTGACCCAGGACGCGAGGCAGCTGAATGGGTCGGAGCGAGCGGTGCTAGACGGGCTGCTCACCCCAGCCGAGTGCGGGGTGCTCCTGCAGCTGGCCAAG GACGCGGCTGAGTCTGGAGCCAGGTCTGGCTATCAGGGCCGCCGCTCCCCACACACTCCCCATGAACGCTTCGAGGGGCTCACGGTGCTCAAGGCCGCCCAG CTGGCCCGGGCTGGGGTTGTGGGCAGTCAGGGCGCCCAGCTGCTTCTGGAGGTGAGCGAGCGCGTGCGGAGCCTGACACAGGCCTACTTCTCCCCGGACCGGCCCCTGCACCTCTCCTTCACCCACCTGGTGTGTCGCAGTGCCATAGAAG cggACTCCTCTACCTCAATGATGACTTCCAGGGTGGGCACCTGTTCTTCACAGAGCCCAACGCCCTCACCGTCACG GGACTCAGGGCCAGGTTTTCCGAGGGCCCCTCCCTGGAGCTGCATCCGCCATGGCCCGCCAGGCGCAGGTCCGTCCTCGCTGCGGACGCCTCGTGGCCTTCAGCTCCGGCGTGGAGAATCCCCACGGCGTGTGGGCCGTGACGCGAGGGCGGCGCTGCAGCCTGGCGCTGTGGCACACGTGGGCCCCTGA
- the P3H3 gene encoding prolyl 3-hydroxylase 3 isoform X3, protein MFRLLQWLPLLLLLPPPGSPEPPGLAPLSAGAPPQAPDLLYADGLRAYAAGAWAPAVALLREALRSRAALGRARLDCGARCAAEPGAALPASPGPDSGPGAARGAWEPLLLRAALRRAECLTQCGARRLGPGGAARLRVGSALQDAFRRREPYNYLQRAYYQLKKLDLAAAAAHTFFVANPTHLQMREDMAKYRRMSGVRPQSFRDLETPPYWAAYDTGLELLGHQEAALALPWLEEALQESLAQVESCRAGCEGPEEQQKAEEEAEGTGSSGGLYEAIAGHWIGVLRCRQRCVGDTATRPGRSFPVPDFLPSQLRRLHEAHAQVGNLSQAVENVLSVLLFYPEDEAARKALDQYQAQLGEPRPGLGPREDIQRFVLRSLGEKRQLYYAMEHLGASFKDPDPWTPAAFIPEALREKLREDREKTPWDREPPQPKPLTHWKDVLLLEGVTLTQDARQLNGSERAVLDGLLTPAECGVLLQLAKDAAESGARSGYQGRRSPHTPHERFEGLTVLKAAQLARAGVVGSQGAQLLLEVSERVRSLTQAYFSPDRPLHLSFTHLVCRSAIEGEQAQRMDLSHPVHADNCVLDPDTGECWREPPAYTYRDYSGLLYLNDDFQGGHLFFTEPNALTVTAQVRPRCGRLVAFSSGVENPHGVWAVTRGRRCSLALWHTWAPEHGEQEWTEAKELLQEPEKEEGEGMPSRDPAPEPPSHRLQRVQDKAGKPPRVREEL, encoded by the exons ATGTTCCGGCTCCTCCAGTGGCTGCCGCTCTTGCTGCTGCTGCCTCCCCCGGGGTCCCCCGAGCCCCCCGGCCTGGCCCCGCTGTCCGCGGGGGCGCCCCCCCAGGCCCCCGACTTGCTCTACGCCGACGGGCTGCGCGCCTACGCGGCGGGGGCCTGGGCGCCGGCGGTGGCTCTGCTGCGGGAGGCGCTACGGAGCCGGGCGGCGCTGGGCCGCGCGCGGCTGGACTGCGGGGCGCGCTGCGCGGCCGAGCCAGGGGCCGCGCTCCCCGCCTCCCCGGGGCCCGACTCCGGGCCGGGAGCGGCGCGGGGTGCCTGGGAGCCGCTGCTCCTCCGCGCTGCGCTCCGGCGCGCCGAGTGCCTGACCCAGTGCGGGGCGCGGAGGCTGGGTCCGGGGGGCGCGGCGCGGCTCCGAGTGGGGAGCGCGCTCCAGGACGCCTTCCGCCGCCGGGAGCCCTACAACTACCTGCAGAGGGCCTACTACCAG CTGAAGAAGTTGGACCTGGCAGCAGCCGCAGCGCACACCTTCTTTGTGGCCAACCCGACGCACCTTCAGATGCGAGAGGACATGGCTAAGTACAGACGGATGTCCGGGGTTCGGCCCCAGAGCTTCCGGGACCTGGAGACGCCCCCATACTGG GCAGCCTATGACACCGGCCTGGAGCTGCTGGGGCACCAGGAAGCAGCATTGGCACTGCCCTGGCTGGAGGAGGCCCTGCAGGAGAGCCTGGCCCAGGTGGAGAGCTGCCGGGCCGGCTGCGAGGGGCCTGAGGAGCAGCAGAAGGCGGAAGAGGAGGCGGAGGGGACCGGGAGCTCAGGAGGCCTGTACGAGGCCATCGCAG GGCACTGGATAGGGGTCCTGCGGTGCCGGCAGCGCTGTGTGGGGGACACGGCCACACGTCCTGGTCGCAGCTTCCCTGTCCCAGACTTCCTTCCCAGCCAGCTGAGGCGGCTGCACGAGGCCCATGCTCAGG TAGGGAATCTGTCCCAGGCTGTGGAAAATGTGCTGAGCGTTCTCCTCTTCTACCCGGAGGATGAGGCTGCCAGGAAGGCTCTGGACCAGTACCAGGCCCAGCTAGGAGAGCCGAGACCTGGCCTCGGGCCAAGAGAG GACATACAGCGCTTTGTCCTTCGATCCCTGGGGGAGAAGAGACAGCTCTACTATGCCATGGAGCACCTGGGGGCCAGCTTCAAGGATCCT GATCCCTGGACCCCAGCAGCTTTCATCCCTGAGGCCCTTAGAGAAAAACTCAG AGAGGATCGGGAGAAGACGCCGTGGGACCGTGAGCCTCCACAGCCGAAGCCCTTGACTCACTGGAAGG ATGTCCTCCTCCTGGAGGGCGTAACCCTGACCCAGGACGCGAGGCAGCTGAATGGGTCGGAGCGAGCGGTGCTAGACGGGCTGCTCACCCCAGCCGAGTGCGGGGTGCTCCTGCAGCTGGCCAAG GACGCGGCTGAGTCTGGAGCCAGGTCTGGCTATCAGGGCCGCCGCTCCCCACACACTCCCCATGAACGCTTCGAGGGGCTCACGGTGCTCAAGGCCGCCCAG CTGGCCCGGGCTGGGGTTGTGGGCAGTCAGGGCGCCCAGCTGCTTCTGGAGGTGAGCGAGCGCGTGCGGAGCCTGACACAGGCCTACTTCTCCCCGGACCGGCCCCTGCACCTCTCCTTCACCCACCTGGTGTGTCGCAGTGCCATAGAAG GAGAGCAGGCACAGCGCATGGACCTGAGCCACCCGGTGCATGCAGACAACTGCGTCCTGGACCCTGACACCGGGGAGTGCTGGCGGGAGCCCCCAGCCTACACCTACCGAGACTACAG cggACTCCTCTACCTCAATGATGACTTCCAGGGTGGGCACCTGTTCTTCACAGAGCCCAACGCCCTCACCGTCACG GCGCAGGTCCGTCCTCGCTGCGGACGCCTCGTGGCCTTCAGCTCCGGCGTGGAGAATCCCCACGGCGTGTGGGCCGTGACGCGAGGGCGGCGCTGCAGCCTGGCGCTGTGGCACACGTGGGCCCCTGAGCACGGGGAGCAG GAGTGGACAGAAGCCAAAGAGCTACTGCAGGagccagagaaggaggagggagaaggaatgCCCAGCAGAGACCCCGCCCCAGAACCCCCCAGCCACAGGCTTCAGCGGGTCCAGGACAAGGCTGGGAAGCCGCCTCGGGTCCGAGAGGAGCTGTGA